Part of the Brassica oleracea var. oleracea cultivar TO1000 chromosome C8, BOL, whole genome shotgun sequence genome is shown below.
CAAAAAAGGAAAGAACAGGGGACGTACAAGTTTCATCGGCATTTTTGGAACTGGAATCAACATCAACGCTAACTTGAATGTTACGTTGTTTGATGAAGTCCTCAAGGATCGATGCCAAACAGAGTCGTGAATCTTGTTGCTCCGTCGCCATTAAGAAACGATCAATGCTTTTAGCTTGATCAACAAGACACCTCTCTACCTTTCCAAATTCAACTCCTGAGCTCCGACTAGAGAATCTCACAATCAAAATCTTGAATTCTATAGGACTTTTCTTTTTCCAGAAGCGAAGAAAGAAAAATCAAAGCTGTGTAGATATACAAGGAAGGATTTTCACTTAATGTGTAGAATGTTTGCTCAGATTTATAAAGAAGATCAAGAAAGTAAGAATATTCGAGAAAAAATATAACTTATCTCTCTCTCTCTCTCTTTTTTTTCTTTATAAGATCAAAACAAGAAAAGAATGATGAAAAAAAAGAAGAGCCACGCATGAACCCAGAGGCTCCGAGTCTCCTGGGTTTCTACAGATGGACAATTTCAATATAATATAAAAAATCCTTTTATTTTTTCGATTGTTAATTACTGCTCTGTTTTAATATGTACGAACATATATAGGTGTGTTGAAAAGACATTTAGCTCAAAGAATTTATATTCCGTATATTTATTTTCAACCATCTACCATAATGGTAATAATAAGTTGGCATCCTCCAAATACGTTTTCACAAAATCTCTAACCATTAATGTTCATAATTAATCTTTGTATCCGAATGATTTTCACTAATGTCACCTAGGTTCAAATCTCAGAACAATATGCATATGCTAGTTATATACGAAAAATTATAAGTATACATTATTTGTTTACTAAGATTTTAATTGGTCAGGTTAACCATTAATAGGGAACTAGGATAAGACCCGCGCCTTGCGCAGGGTTAGGCAATGAAGTTGAGATTTTTTGAACTGGACATGATTCAATATTTTGAACATCCAAAGAAACCGTACATGGGTAATGTTTTTTAAAAAAAACATCCAAACCTTAACATCGCACAGAACCATATCAATGGTCTCACCACCACCACCAGTTGTTTGTTTCCACAATCGAATAACCTTCACCTTGATCGTCCAGCTGGTTTTGAACGGTTTCAAATCGACAATAGAAGTAACAGATGACATATTTTGTGAATCGATTGTTTGTTCTTATTGGCAGTGTTGCAATATGATGTGCTCAACCAATGGTGAAAACCGATCTTTTTTTATAGTAATATATTTTAGGTTAAATGAGTCGATGATTAAGAAAAAATCTAATATTGCATTTAGGGTTTGACTGGTTCAAACGCAGCGGTTGCGGTTGCGGTTGCAGGAGTTTGTGGATGCGGGCGGTTGCGGTTTCTAGCGGTTTTAAGAGATTTGTACGACTGGTACTGCGGTTAAAAATTGGTGTGTTTGCGGGTGACTTATGACTGGTTAACTACCAAATGCGGTAATAGTCAAATAATAAATTAACAATATTTAAATTTAATATAATTATAAAAATATCAAAAATCATAAAATTATAATAAATATAAAATTTCTATTTAGAAAGTTATAATTTTAATTTTTGAAAATTTATTGAAATTGTTTTTATTATAAAATTTTATAATATTAATTAAANNNNNNNNNNNNNNNNNNNNNNNNNNNNNNNNNNNNNNNNNNNNNNNNNNNNNNNNNNNNNNNNNNNNNNNNNNNNNNNNNNNNNNNCGGTTTGAGGCGGTTTAAAGCGATTTGAGTGATTGTTGCAAACTGCCGACAACCGCTACCAACCGCAAAAGCTGCGTTTGCGGGTGGTAGCGGGAAAACCAGTCGCCCCCTTAATAAACATTTACTAAATTCCCTTAAAAAAATTGGAATGTTTTACCTTGGTGAGAAAGTTTTCCATTTTACTTAGGGACTTGCCGTCATAGATTTTTTTAGAACCCTCTAGCAAGTAAAAATATCTTTTCTAGTAAAAAGCATACCATTATTATTATTATTATTTTTTTTGTAAAAAAGCCATAAAAATCATACCATTATTATTACATATTTAGTTTTCCGTAAGTGCTCCAATCTATATTTAATCAAGCCTTGGGGATTAAGTTTTACCATATTCAATTTATTTTTCCATATCCTTATAATTCAGAAGTGTGCATGCCAAATTTATTCAACTTTCGACGATAAACCATGTCAAAATCCCGGTTTGCGAGAATTCAAATGATACTCATACCGACTGTTTTATTTCACATATGGTTCGGTTCTAATTAAAATTATAAACCGGCCACCAGCTATACCTTGATCAAAACTCTGTTATTTACAAAACACTATTGACATAACTTCTATGGTTTCTTTCCAACTTGTTCATTTGATTGTGTATTTTTAATTAGAACCAGATACATGAGCACTTAATCCCAACGTCTGACTTAGACACGATACATGACGCCATGGCAACCAACTATCGACAGTTCCATGGTCTACGCTAATTATTGTTCATGACGTCTTCTTAGCAAACTATTCTGAGTAATAAAAGCTTCAGAACCATACGGATTACTTTCGATAGACGTGGCCACGAGACAGTATCAACTTTACTGTATGAATTTTTTTTATTAGGGATGAAACGCTTCGTTTATACAGTGTTTGATCGTTTTTAAATTATGTGTTTCTTTCGTTATATTACATGAGCCTTTTTTTTTAAATATCGATGGATATGGTCACATTCTCTAGCATTTAATCATGGACTCACAAATTTCTCAATTGATTATGCAGTTGACACGTCACCTTAATTAACATCCTAATTGATTGACATCTAAGATGGGCTATTTTTTTAATTAATACAAAATTGAGGTTACAATTTTTCAAATGTTCCTCAATTAATATATAAGAGATTTGTGTTTAATCTGAACTTTTATTGTAAAGTAGTGAAGTATATAAACTCTAAATGTGATACAAAAGTTAAAGAAATGCTATCATAACTTTAGACTAGATTTATACAGCCGTCTGCCGATACAGAGCATTTTGAACGATGCTTAATCGTAAACTTGACTTTATCACTAAAGGAGAATTTTTATAGCTATTTTGTATAACTATTTTTTTTTTCTTGTGTATATGTTTTAGGCCAATAAACATGATATCATGATTAGATAATTTTATAATCAGAAACAATTAAAGGCCGGCATGGAAATTTATTTATAATTTATACAAAGAACGAAGACATAATTCGTTCAACCAGAAATTATATATTTAGAAATACAAAAGAAAAAAGTTTTGCTGATGATGATCGTAGCCACATCTTTTGAAAACGACCCTTTTAATTATCCATTAATTCATTTAATTGGAAATTATAAATTTACATTTCTTGTAGACTCTCCTTTTATTTGTCAATACTTTATATTTGTTATATATTTATTGAACATGATACCAACTCATTCAGAAAATGAGTCAATATATTTATTTCTTTTATGTATATATAGACGTAAAATATTGGAAAACATACACGTATTACCACGAAGTTATAGAGGTCGCTACCGTTTAATATTTGGAATCTTAGAGTTTCAGCCTTCAGGATTAGTTTAGCACTAGTTGGCAACTTTATGTAAATAATTGTATGCATGGATGCTGTGGACCGTGAATGCAGTGACAGACGGAGGGATCCAAGTAACTGGACACTGATCTAAAGTATTTTTCACTAGAACCGTATGTTAAAAGAATGAAGTTTGCCATCAAACACATAGGCATTTGATGTAAAGAAACAAAAATTTTCAGCCATAAAAAGAATATATTTTCACTAGAATGAACGTACGGAGATATTGTATTAAATCTTTTTATTTATCTTATTAATATTGATATGTTTTTAAATCTAGTGATTAGTTAAGACATTTTACGATCGTATAACTCACAGATAATGCTTTTGCCTTGCAATTAATATTAAGCTCGGTTAATGAACACCAACACTACTATAGATGGTAAAATTGCGTGAGCTGCTCGAAGTTTCCAAGCCACGGATTGAATAAGTCAAGACACAACACGTTTGCGTCTTACCAAACAAATTAATAGTCCGACAACATTGACGTATTTTATAATAACTGAAAAGAAATGGCAAACCTTTGAAAAAGTAGCAAAAATTGAATATAATTCAAAAAATCAATTGCGTATGAAACTCAACGAGGCCCTTGGTTATCTGAATCAGCAATTGGTTAAGACTTTCAAAATTGGCATCGGTTTTCAAAGACTATGTTCTTTCTTCGCTGTATTTTCCATTTCATTTTACGAATCGATTTGTACGCCCTCGAAAAAAAAAACTCGATTCAACACATATGTATGACACTAGACCACTTGCTACGGAGATTATAACTAGAAAAAGCTAAACTATATTTAATTAAATTTGTAGTAATGGTACTCATTTCTTGTTTCTCAAGGAACTGAGAATGATTCTCAAGATTTATCATTACATATGATGAAATAAATAGAAGATTTGACGTTGACCTGATGAAATACGTATAAATAGAGGTGTATACGGATCATATGAAACACAATTTCATTTTGTTCTCTGAACTGATAATAACATATTAACATACAAGATTACTATTGTGGAAGATGTACAAACTAATACCTCTCGTGTTATTATTGTTACTAGCCATTCATGCGTACACCTATGTCTCAGCTGTCCATCTCCAACCCGATTCTATGACAGTAACTGAGGTAGATTTCCCCGGTTGGCGGCGAGAGCTTCGAGGCGGAGGTGGCGGAGGAAGCAGTGGTGGTGGAAGTGGTGGCGGTGGAGGAGGTCGTGGTGGTGGTGGAGGTGGCAGCAGTGGTCGAGGGGGAGGTAGTGGTGGCGCTGGAAATGGTCGAGGTGGTAGCAGCAGCCGAGGAGGAGGTAGTGGTGGTTCTGGGGATGGAGGATCTTCTGAGAGCGGTGGAAGCGGCAGAGGGGGGAATGGTAATGGCGGTGGTAGCAGCGGTGGCGGCCACATTACAAGAAGCGGCGGTGACTGCCTCAAACACCGTGGCTTGACGAGTACTCTATTATCTATCGTCTTCATAAGCTGTTTGATTCTTATACGTTAAAACAGTAATTACATGTAATTAAAAATAGACTTTCAGAACAATGTCTATGGTGCTAAAGTTTGCTTTATTGTACAATTGTAATGTATTGTGTTTTGACTATATTCTTTTGCATATATATCTTTTAAAAAAGAAAAAAAAATGTATTTTAAAAATGTTCTAATATTATAGCATGTGCATGAACAATTCTCTCCTCTCATAGTACAAAATGTTAGTAGTTGTAAAAATTGAGTCCAGCTACAAGATATAGAAAGGATCATAAGAAAAACATTGATACAAGAATTATTTACTCTTTCTTGTGAATATTATTTTATGAATAAATTAATCTGAACATGCCCTCCGTTGACATGGAATATAAACTCTTTCAAGTTTTGCTAAAAAAAAAACTCTTTCAAGCTTCTTATAGTCCAGGGCCTCCAGGCAGATCCTTCTGTGCTAGATCTTTCGTTTCCGTCGAGACTCAAAGAACAATTAGTGTTGTCAGGCGAATCTCCAACCTCATTTTAATCTCAATCACAGGCTCGCGCTCCCCAGTCTCTACAGAATTGAGATTATAATAATCGAAAAAAAAATGGTAAACGTTTGAAAACGACGCAAGAATTGAACATAATTTTAAAAATCAATTTCGTATGAAATTCAATGAGGTACTTGGTCTTTAGCTGCTATAATACGACACTTTCAAACTCGACCACTTATACGAGTTCTAAATTCGGAATACTAGATTCACCACATGTTTGGTAATAATAAAACTAAATATATTTATATAAAGTTGAGCAGTTCTTCTTCTTAGGGAGAGTGGTCATCGTACAGAGAGTCTCGATGACGGTGGTAAAAGCCGGTGAAATAGTAGATCTAACCGAAGGAAAGACTGTAAGAAAGAGGGGTTAACAGCATCACCTGACGAGTCTACAGGAGCATAGAGGTCTTGGACTGAGATTAACAATACAATTTTTATTGGTTTTGGGTTAATTAATTATTATTTTAGAAATGTTTCCGTTAATCATTCTTGGTTTATCGTTGATTTGGATTGTAATTTAAATATTTATAAATAATATTATTATGTGTGTTTTGCGCAGTGCTATTGACATCGACTACCATTACTTGCCTTTGACCTTTTTGGAAGGGATGCTTCGTTTTTTTTTTATAGATCTATTGGTTTAAATGGTTTTATGAAGGGTAAAATTAATTAAGATGTTAAGTTCAATAATTGGATAAGTTCAATAATTGGATGAGAACTTGTTAATGTTAATCCATGGAACGTAGTGTCTATCGCTAGTGTTAATCCATGGAATTGTTTTTTTGTACGTGATGATTTGTTTCCATTTTAGTGAATCGTAAAATGAAAATTTGTGTGTTTAATTTTACAAAATAAAAATTGTGTGTTTAACTTTCTTTGGAGCTCGCGTTTCTGGTTTAGTTTTAAGCTACTTTCTTTATATCCAAGTCTTAGTTTATATAACGATTACATAATATATATAGTCCGGATTACAACATAACTTTTTTACGTAATTTTTTTCTTTTAATTAAACCTACAAAATAAGGATCTAAAATCTTTAGTTTTATTAAAAATTCAAAAGTCTTTAGTCAAGACCAAAACAAATTATTTCTTTCCAAAATTATAAATCATAATATAAAAAACATACTCCGAATTATATTATCTTACCAAAAATAGACAATTCATATTTTAAAAATAAGTAAATGTGTAGCTTCAAAAGAAAACAAAAAAAAATTACATGGACTGAAAACGTACATTCCTTTATATAAATATATTTAGCCACCTTTGCATTTTGGTTAATATCTATAAATAGGGAACCAATATGAACTTGTCTAACAATCCACTACTCCACATGATTTACATAACAATGGCTTTCTCTAATAAGCTTCATTGCATATCGATGTTTATGATCATCTCTTATCTTACTCTTATTCTTTTTGCCTCAGGGTTAGATGTCTCAAACACTATGGCGGAAGCACCAACACCAACACCAGGATCGGGCCACGACGGCGTGTTACCTCTAGCACCTAAGCATGTTGTAATCCACAACACTGTAGAGAACGGGGAAGTTCTGGATGTACATTGCAAATCTGGTGACGATGATTTGGGGTTGATCCATATCCCTTGGGATAAGTACTGGGGTTTCAGATTTCATGTTAACATTTGGAAAACTACGAAGTTTCGTTGCCAGTTTACGTGGTATGGAGGCGGATCTCATTATTTTAATATATTTACAGTAGCAAGAGATGATACTCCATCTGGAGAGACTCCATTATGTAGAGAATGCATTTGGGAGGTGGGAAAAGAGTCCAAAGACGAGAAAACTCCTATGTGTCGTGTAGATGGTGATGGATATACTCGTTACTGTTTCGAATGGGACGATGAATAGTCTTTAAGATAATAAAATAATATATTGTTTTTCTTATACCTCATTTAATAAGTTTATCACAAATGATTGAATAAATTAAATATACCATTTTCATAGTGTTCGAATGTTTTAATTTTTTTCTTAGAATCTTTTATGTTTCCACGTGAACAAACTAAATGTAACATCTCGAATTGTGATATACCATCACTCAACTTAAGCGTCAGGAATAGATTCATGTCAGTTCTTTCGGACTCTTTGTTACTCATCAAGCTATTGAAAAATGGTGGTTCTCAGGATCATATTTAGGGGTGAATACGAGGCAAATACTTGCCGATTCTTGGTTATTTGCTATTTGACTTGTTTTGTCAGAGTAATTTTTTTTACGACTCGATACTTGGAAATAAAATTGATACTTGCAAGTAATTTGCTTTGTCTTGTTACTTGCTAAACTAAGTAATTGTCTCATGATTACATACAAAACGACACATTCTAAATTTTTAACATCCAAAAGTCACATGAATTTTCAAAGAAATAGACAAAAATGAAAATAAGCGTTCAAAATATTGAAAGACCATATAAAACTCAATGTTCCTCCATTTTGTTCCTCCATTTTATTTCGATGATCCAAAAATTTTTTCGCAAGTAATAAGTATTATTTAGAAAGTAAATATTTTATAGAACGATTAACAAATAACAAGTAACGAGGCAAGTACCAAAAAATACTCCCTCCGTTTTTTAATATAAGTTGTTTTAGAGAAATTTTCATGTTCCAAATTATATGACGTTTTCGGTTTTGTATGTAAAATTTATTAACAGTTAATGTTATATGACCAATGATAATATATCTTTTATTTTATTATATTGGTTGATTTGTGGTTAGGTAAATAATTAATGATTTTTTTGTTTAGAAAATGTAAGAAATTAATGATTTTTTTAATTTGTGTGCACAATTTTAAAATAATTTATATTAAAAAACGGAGGGAGTAAAACTTGAGTACTGGGCTTTTCAAGGGGGATATCGGTCAAGTCACGAGTATAAGGCTAGTATGGAGATGCCCAGCCCTATATTTATCATTACTAGTCTTACTTTGATGTTATCTCTTTTACTTTCATCTCTCGAAAACTTTAATGGAGAAGCTGATGCACTGGCAAAATCATCCCTCTCCTTGCTTCCGTGTAAAAATGTCGAAGCCCATATTTCTTAATCACACAATAATAAGTAGGTTCTCTCTCACTAGTCCTTTTTAAAATGTCAGCGAATATATAAACTCAGATAAGTTGACAATCCCAATTGCATTCAGAGCTAAGAAGAAGAAGATCAACGATGAACTCCTCAAATCTACAGTCTCACCCAACCGCATCACCACACCTCTTCACCTCCATCGACATGGGAACGAACTCCTTCAAACTCCTCATAGTCCACGCCGACCCTTCCACCAGATCCTTCGTCCCCGTCGAGCGTCTCAAGGAGCCAGTCGTACTCTCCCGCGAATCACCAACCTCAATCTCCCCTCAATCTCAATCCCGCGCCATCCAATCCCTCCGAAATTTCAAATCCCTCATCCTCTCCCACAACGTCCCACTCAACCAGATCCGCTGCGTCGCGACGGAGGCCCTCCGCCGAGCGGAGAATCAGAAACACTTCGTTGAGACGGCGCTCGAAGACGTCGGGATACAGATCGATGTCCTCTCCGGAGAAGAGGAGGCCAGGCTGGTTTACCTAGGCGTGCTTCAGTTTTTGCCTGTGTTCGAGAGGTCTGTGCTGTGTATCGATATAGGAGGTGGATCTACTGAGTTTGTTGTAGGTAAGAAGCTGTGGTGAGGTTATTTATTTATTTATTTGTATTCATAACCACTCTGCTAACTAAACTGGTAACTCACCCTGTATCCATAGGTAAGCTGTGGTGAGGGTTTTGGTTTTTTTTTTTGTACGATGACTCTGCTAACTAAACTGTTAACTCTGTATCCATAGGTAAGCGTGGCGAGGTTAAGCTGGCTGTTTCTTTGAAGCTAGGTCATGTGAATTTGACTCAGATGTTTGGTGTTGGATTGGTGGAGATGAGAGAGTATATACGCTGTGTGATTGATGAGTCTAGGTTAGGGGATAGATTGAGAGAGTGTGAGAGGTTTGAGGTTGTTGTGGGGTCTTCGGGGACGATTCGAGCTATTGAGAACGCTGTTTTTAGTGGATATGGGAGTGATCTGTGTTGGTTTGATCTCGAGGAGGGGTATAAGAGGGATTGGAGATTTGGGAGGAGAGAGCTGAGCGGCGTTGTGGAGAGGTTATGTAGTGAAGGGGATGAGGGATTGATTAGGAGAGAAGGATTTTTCGGTAGGAGAGCAGAGTTTATTGTTGCTGGGGCTGTGTTGTTGGAGGAGATATTTGAGGCTTTGGGGATTGAGGAGATGGAGGTGTCCGAGTACGCGTTGGCAGAAGGTGTGATTGCTGATTCTTTGGGTAAAGCTTTTGGTGGATTGTATGATTTGAATGCTAATGCGAGGTGGAGATCGGTCATGAGGCTTGCCACGCGGCTCAATGGGAAGAAGCGGATGAATCATGCTGTACACTGTGCTAACATCGCCAAGGTATATTTGTTAGATATTGATTTGACATGGGTTTTCATAAAGAGTGTTGCTTTTTTTATCATATTTGATAGGACAATGATTTTTCAGGAGGTCTTTGTAGGTTTGAGGAAGTGCAATGACTTTAACGTCGTGTTAGATGATAAGGATCTTGAGTATCTTGAAGCTGCTTGTTTCTTGCAC
Proteins encoded:
- the LOC106311196 gene encoding putative glycine-rich cell wall structural protein 1, translated to MYKLIPLVLLLLLAIHAYTYVSAVHLQPDSMTVTEVDFPGWRRELRGGGGGGSSGGGSGGGGGGRGGGGGGSSGRGGGSGGAGNGRGGSSSRGGGSGGSGDGGSSESGGSGRGGNGNGGGSSGGGHITRSGGDCLKHRGLTSTLLSIVFISCLILIR
- the LOC106308845 gene encoding uncharacterized protein LOC106308845 — protein: MIYITMAFSNKLHCISMFMIISYLTLILFASGLDVSNTMAEAPTPTPGSGHDGVLPLAPKHVVIHNTVENGEVLDVHCKSGDDDLGLIHIPWDKYWGFRFHVNIWKTTKFRCQFTWYGGGSHYFNIFTVARDDTPSGETPLCRECIWEVGKESKDEKTPMCRVDGDGYTRYCFEWDDE
- the LOC106312348 gene encoding exopolyphosphatase, encoding MEKLMHWQNHPSPCFRVKMSKPIFLNHTIIKLRRRRSTMNSSNLQSHPTASPHLFTSIDMGTNSFKLLIVHADPSTRSFVPVERLKEPVVLSRESPTSISPQSQSRAIQSLRNFKSLILSHNVPLNQIRCVATEALRRAENQKHFVETALEDVGIQIDVLSGEEEARLVYLGVLQFLPVFERSVLCIDIGGGSTEFVVGKRGEVKLAVSLKLGHVNLTQMFGVGLVEMREYIRCVIDESRLGDRLRECERFEVVVGSSGTIRAIENAVFSGYGSDLCWFDLEEGYKRDWRFGRRELSGVVERLCSEGDEGLIRREGFFGRRAEFIVAGAVLLEEIFEALGIEEMEVSEYALAEGVIADSLGKAFGGLYDLNANARWRSVMRLATRLNGKKRMNHAVHCANIAKEVFVGLRKCNDFNVVLDDKDLEYLEAACFLHNIGIITGKKGYHKQSYHIIKNGDHLYSYTAEEVEFIALLTRYQRKKFPKLDRAPFKNFAEKAKRKFIIMCVIIRLSVLLQRSESMDLQEVEFLESANSFKLVLKQQNQEPLVIGSQDQAEEKSDALQLEQEAEHFKRLFKKEMVVVFPS